gaaatgaattttaagggtatcaaaaataaaactaaaacaatCGATTTCTCTACTTGtacaatatactttttatatttgtttatttttaacagtttataatcttattttttgctgcaactttgtaatttatttgttgtatttaaaaaaagatccagCGCGCTGCATTTTTGGCTGTTCTATTCGACTATCTCAACTAACatgcaataataataagagGAGTACCGTAAATCTCACCTAGACCAAAGGGGTTCTATGTGCCCAGAAGTCTCGCGGTTTGTGAAAATAGAAAAGTTGCAGcttcaaaataatcattaataacGACCACCACATtgaatagaaaatacatttttgcgTTTAGCGGAAAAGCGCTTACGGGCGGTAGTGTCCTACTTGACAGTTCACAGTGAGCTTACTAGTTAACAGTGAGTAGCCATTTTGATCTAGTCGGTTTTTTATCTAAACGCAggcattgtaaatatttttcaaactgtTTTAAAGCGAAGTGGATTTGGAATCATtcaagtattataaataatccCAACGGAGGTATTAAATCAAACAATTCAAGTATGTTACGCTGCTGATAAGGGGAAGTTATCGACATCGCtatgttgttttgttttgtgatataaagttataattttttataaagtatccTTAAAGTATTCATTATTGAAGCTTCTTTTAGACGTCAAACAACATCAAACAATCGTTAGAgtcgaaattaaattttttaaattgatttattgctTAACAAGCTAccgttaatattaataatttgatgtTAAACAATAGTCTAATCATAAGTCTATGATTCACTGTAgctttatatttactatttctATAGATACCATGCGGAATCACGGTAGTTTTAAAATATGCTTGAAAGTTTTTGCCAGAACACGTATCAATAGAATTTTTGTAGATTGAAAGCTGTCAACTAAATATTGTGCCACTATTTTACCATCAGTTAGTTAGTCCCGATACGAATATAAAAATCTTCATTTCTGGAATGCAAAACAGTCTGATGAAGGGCGCAAAACGTTTATTGGAACTTTCAATACTCTGTTCCTTTAAAATTCACTATAAATTTATACGACACATATTTATGAGATCCCATTTTGGGTatgaattttgacaattttcatcCCAGAAATCTATAGAGTAatgaatttcttgaaaaatgttGTGAaccattttttatgaataactcGAAAACTTGAAAAGCTTACATGTACACACACGTTTATTGAAAAACTTTCAGTATATCaaagcttaaaattgaaaaataagattGGTTATATCTACGTTCCTTTCACCGAGCTAAGGTTGAtagaattgaaaatgtttttattaagaataactttttttcataaaacaaacaataatcaaaatatggTGCCGATTTAATTGGACGCACTGTATATACTCAAGCGTAAAAGAGCGTTAATATGTAATACttgaatattcttttaaaacttcTTTCACAATAGACAACCTAAGCGTGTTTTTGCGATCATTACTTGGCAGTCATGTAAAATCAGAACATactaagtattaatttttgggTTCTGTATGACTTAAGTAATATTATCTATTTACTTCCTAGAACTggaattagtttatttttaaaatagatctTAATCTgtccaaacaaaaaataaaataaaggcattctaaaaaatatttaatgaaaaatcaaagaaaaggtttctatttttctaatttatctcTGTATATTGTTTTCTCTTAcaaaagaattatataatatttttaaattataaatacaaataaaacgaaaaaaaagcaaccaatagaaataattaaaactatttgcGTTTTCTTCTTGCTTCATTTGGATTACTCCTCATCCAATGTTTAATTTCTTGACCAGTGCGTATTCCAAGCATAGCTGATTTTGATGTAATATCCCTCATAACAAATGGTGAGTATCCAGCAATATAATCCGCTGCTAATGgatcatttttagttttagcTAATCGTGTTGGTCTTTGATCGGGTCTCGGTTGATCTTCAAACAATATTGGATTATTTGCATGTTTGCCACCTTTTGGTGTTGGTAAACTAAACTTTTTCCCACGTGCTGTTAACGGTTTACGAGCATTTATATGAATCACTTGTTTGCCATTTTCATCTACTGTGACAGCTACACGTTTTAAAGTTTGATTACCGCATGTTGGACAGAATACTTTGGTCATTATACTCGTTGTTTTGAAACATGAATAACAACGGAAAATATATGTGCGtacttgtttaattattttaccatctAAAGATGCAACGTTTAAACCAATTTGTCTTAATACGTTTTGCATTGAAAAGTCACTTGTAATACAAGCAACTTCAACTGGTTTTTCTTCAACATATTCtgaattgatttgtttttttatttcttttatattgtttGGAGTAATCCAGCCTTCATCATTATCGCTTTCAGATTCACTTTCTGTATATTCTTCATCTAAAGAATTTTCCTCTAATTTTTCCATTACGAGATTCATATTCTCTTCATCttctttattacaaatttgCTCGGAATTTTCCACATTTATTTCTGTTTGGTCCATagatttttcttttactaattcagtttcttctttttcatttcCTAATTTTGCTTCTTGTTCATTATATTCTTCATTTTCATGAATTTCGGAATCAGTAGGTTTAAAGAAACCTActacattttctttaatttcattaGATGGCTTgcttgtattaattttaacttcctTTGTTTGTACTGGCTCTTGCCTTAAATGTTTGATACCAACTAGTTGCTTTTCTAATTGATAAGTTaaagcaattattttaatatctgtTGAAGATAAGCTTCGATAATCACcagtttttttagaaaattctgtcacaaaatgtatattttctgcATATATTTCCTTCACAGCTAAATCGTATGGAAGTACGACTAACCGTTTTAGTTGCCTTTTATTAGTTACTTCATTGATAACTTCTTGTGCCGTTATAATATTCTCAGCAATTTCCTGAAACAGAGACAAATAGATagaaaattggggaaaaattATAGCGAATGATAAACTCTTAACACGTTTAAACTATTTGTGCAAACAATTTAATGGTGTAACAATATCCAAAAGCTATCAAACGATTTGTACAACAGCTTTGTATTTGATCATTTCATGGGCTACTGGTACTAAACACGCCCTCCTACGTGGTATTTATTTGTCTCTTGTCTATTATAGCAGTTATATGGAATAAAGAGTCATATTTAGCTAGACATTACCCAAAAATATCGAACCCCATATTTCgtttcattttacaaataaataaatacagagTACCCAGGATTAACGAACGCTCTTTTTGCATCAggtaattttccattttttgatctGATGCACGGATAATTAGCTAACAATCAGAATCGCGACATAGCGGCAAGACTGGGTAAgtgggaaattttaaaaaactgtagGAGTGAGATGCAATGCTTCAACGTTACTCTGCCGTGTACGTATGCATATGTGTGAATGTGTAGGAAGGAGTGGGTCGGGTGTATGTTCATTGGATCAAAAAACggacttttcgtcttagaaatttattttctacctaaTGCAAAAAGGGCGTGCGTTTTCTCCTGGACCACGCTGTATAATAGGCTACCTATTATGGGTTTTAGTAGGCAGTAGTTATTCAAAAACCATAGCAATTTACAATAATGTTTGTCCAAAaatcatttacataaataacgccgttcaaaaaaatacataattactccattttcggttgtctgtctgcctgtcagcacgataactcaaaaacgtagagatatcaagttgaaatatttgatagCGTGCTCAGCGATTTCgccattaactcagtcaattgtttgtttttactgaGTTGTAACTTTCAAGATTAATTTTTTGGGCTTAGCTTATCTAAGTTGTGTTAGTAAAGGCGAATTAATTAGGTTCTGCAGGTTTTGACGTTAGCTTTTATTTAAGTTGATCTGATTTACTTCCCTGAGGATTATCTAAATTTACGCATATTTATAGGGTTTCGTTGTCCAAAGGCAATAAAAAGGGCGAAGAGTGATAGGTCAGGGCAGCTACCTTAATAAAAACGTCAAAAGCAGCAAAGAAGTACTAAAATAATGTGCTTAAGATGCGGAAAcatgtttcataaattttattttaaggattCCCATATAAGTTTTCCACAggtgtttttatcaaaaatacaaatttttttagatgaatttgaaataaaaataaaagtaatatttaaataattaaacatttacctgtaaaggagcattttttataaatgctgTTGTATCGACAATTaagttcttgattttttttgacatcTTTACGTGTTTCGATAAAACACGtgcaattttgacaaaaatatcttttagtAACTTTACTAATTATAGTTCTTTTTGGTTTTATCcagttttgtcaaaaaatttgacataatCTAAAATGTCAGTCATGTGattataaacttaattaaataaaaattataataaaattttaataaataaatcgaataatttaatgaatatcaaTCCTTAaatgacatataaatataaaattatgattttataaatcCATAATTTCAAATTGAAGAGTAAAAAATTGCTACCATTCGATACGTTCAATGATTATAGGAACAAGCAGCGTGATTAAGGCCTTGTTTTGtgataaatttcattattaggTATTTGAGGTGATTAcctacaaaaacaattttaattgaattttttatttttattatgtatttgtaaTCTCGATTATAGATAAGAAAGTGTTGATAATTTTCCAAATCtgtaaaattgcttttttttaaatcgcattttaaaggaaaacattttattattaaataggggaaaaattttttttccaaatattttatttgatgtaaGATTGTCAGTGATATTcgtaagattaaaaataaatacgaaaTAATGACGTTTGGaggttgatttttaaaaaaaatacttcgaaaTTATCCGAATAATGGCAGAATCTGTGAATCCTATTCAGGGTTTTCATCAACTGAGTGTTACAAGtaagtttgtaaataaacaattttaatcagttgttttttatttaaaaatattttttcataataattccaGTCGAATGTGCACATTTACGTGAACGCAAcagttttttaaaaccaaatccATATGTGGAATTATCAATCGATGATCGAAGTCCTCGTAAAACTgagtttgtaaaaaatacatatcaACCAAAGTGGAATGAAGTGTTTACAGTACTAGTGACCCCACATTCAACATTACATTTTCGTGTACTAGACCATAGTTCATTTCGAAAAGATGCACTTTTAGGAGAGAAAAAATTaggtttatttcaattattaacgCACTATAATGGCAAATGTGAgaatttagaattaaatttagatttattaagTGTTGACTGTCCGCATCAACCTAAAGTTGGTGAGTTAACAGCAGTTTTAAATGGATTACAAATAGATTTATCAACTATACACCCACCAAATTCAACAAACCATGTCAATAATAGTACAGAGCCACATACACCCCAAAGTAGGAGTGTCTTAAATGGGGGAATACGAGCACGAATGCGATACCATACAGAAGGATCACAGACCCAATTATTAACACCACAGCCTACAATGCAACATCGTTCTTTACAAAATTCACAAAGCATATCTACATTAACAAATGGTACAAGTCCTCCACCAGGACCTCCTCCTAGTCATGTTATGAATGGTTCAGCTAGCACATCGGATCCATCGAGATCTCAAACAGAATTAGCTCAAGCTACACCACCTGAAGAACCTTTACCGATGGGCTGGGAAATGAGAGTTGATGGATATGGAAGACGCTATTATGTGGATCATAACACAAGGTCAACTTCATGGGAACGTCCTCAAGCTTTGCCACCGGGATGGGAAGTACGACGAGATCCAAGAGGTCGTATTTATTATGTAGATCATAATACACGAACAACTACATGGCAACGACCCAACACCGAACGCTTACAACATTTTCAACAGTGGCAAGGTGAACGTGCGCATGTTATTCAACAAGGAAATCAACGATTTTTATATCCACAACAACCAGCTCCTCCTGCAATACTTCCAGGTGAGTAGTGTATTTTGGTTTAATACCACCTCGGGTTTCATAAATACATGTGCTCCATATCCAACATTTCTACAAGCATGTGTTCCTTGCTACCCGGGGTTATGTATGACATCAAAGTTGATAATGTTAAATTCATAGCTGGGGTAGGGATTTAAAGAGTGAGCATTTCGGTTATAGGATTGAATTAGAATAGTAAATTttcgaagaaataaaattaaaagaatatgcaacttctctattcaGAAGTTAAACAAAATGACTTGAAAAAGAATCTACTCGTTTTTAACTCtagattttctataaattagcagatataataataattataaatcataAGAGGGCTAGCACAGATG
This genomic interval from Chrysoperla carnea chromosome 1, inChrCarn1.1, whole genome shotgun sequence contains the following:
- the LOC123306105 gene encoding RNA-binding protein NOB1, whose product is MSKKIKNLIVDTTAFIKNAPLQEIAENIITAQEVINEVTNKRQLKRLVVLPYDLAVKEIYAENIHFVTEFSKKTGDYRSLSSTDIKIIALTYQLEKQLVGIKHLRQEPVQTKEVKINTSKPSNEIKENVVGFFKPTDSEIHENEEYNEQEAKLGNEKEETELVKEKSMDQTEINVENSEQICNKEDEENMNLVMEKLEENSLDEEYTESESESDNDEGWITPNNIKEIKKQINSEYVEEKPVEVACITSDFSMQNVLRQIGLNVASLDGKIIKQVRTYIFRCYSCFKTTSIMTKVFCPTCGNQTLKRVAVTVDENGKQVIHINARKPLTARGKKFSLPTPKGGKHANNPILFEDQPRPDQRPTRLAKTKNDPLAADYIAGYSPFVMRDITSKSAMLGIRTGQEIKHWMRSNPNEARRKRK